The sequence below is a genomic window from Sorangiineae bacterium MSr12523.
CGTGCCCTACTACAACAAGCCCACGCAAGAAGGGCTTCGCCGGCACTTCCTCGCCTTGGCCAAGGCCGTCTCCGTGCCGCTCATCGTGTACAACATCCCGTCGCGCTCGGGCATCGATCTGAGCGCCGATACGTTGGTGCGCATCGCGTCGGAATCCTCCAACGTGATCGGCACGAAGGAAGCCACCGGCAACGTGCTGCGCACGCAGGAGTTGGCCCGTCGCCTCGGGCCGCGTTTTGCCATCCTCAGCGGCGACGACGCGCTCACCCTGCCCATCATCGCCGCCGGCGGGCGCGGGGTCATCAGCGTCACCTCCAATGTGCTCCCGCAGCAGGTCGCGCAGGCCACCTCGCTGGCGTTGTCGGGCGATCTGGCCCGTGCGCGCGCCGCGCACCTGGCGCTGCTGCCGGTGCACGAGTCGATGTTCATCGAGGCGAACCCCGGCCCCGTGAAAGCGGCGCTCGCCGCGCGCGGGAAGATCAAAGAGGTGGTGCGCAGTCCGCTCGCTCCCGTGAGCGAGACCACGCGCACCAGCGTCGCGGCCACGATCGAGGCCTACCTCCGGGAATCGGCGGCATGAGCGACGCGCCGCGGACGCGGGTGGCCATCGTCGGGTCGGCCGGAAAAATGGGGCAAACGTTGGTGCGTCTCGCCAATGAGGATCCCGAGATCGAGTTGGTCACCGTCCTCGACCAAGGGGACGCGATGAGTGCGCTCGCCGCGTTTCCCGGCGCCGTGGCCATCGAGTTCTCCAGTCCCTCGGGCACCCGAGGCCTCGCGGAGATCGCGCCCAGCGCCGGCGTCTCCATCGTGAGCGGCACCACGGGACTCGACGACGCCGCGGTGCGTGCGCTCGACGAGGCGAGCCGCAAGGTACCCGTCTTCACGGCGGCGAACATGAGCATCGGCGTGCACGTGCTCGGTGTCCTCATCGAGCGCGCCATTGCCATGTTGGGCCCGGGCTTCGACCTCGAGCTCGTGGAAGCGCACCACCGACGCAAGGTCGATGCGCCGAGCGGTACGGCCTTGAAGCTTGCGTCCATCGCGCAGTCTGCGCGCGGCGCCGCGTCGCTCGTCCACGGGCGCCGCCCGGATTTGCGCGCGGCGCGCTCCCGCGAGGAAATCGGCATGCACGCCGTCCGCGGGGGCGACGTCATCGGCGATCACACCTTGTACCTGCTCGGCGACGGCGAGCGCCTCGAGCTCACCCACCGCGCCACGAACCGCGATCTCTTTGCCCACGGCGCACTCCGTGCGGCCAAGTGGCTCTCGACCCAGCCACCCGGCCACTACGGCATGGAGCACTTGGTCGGCAGCGCGAGCCCCTAGAGCCTGGGGCTCACCAGGCCATGTTCAAGTTCACGCCGCCGCCGCGCGGGCCCACGCTCGGCGCGACGTTCCACTTGCGCGCGTTGCTCTTGCTCGAGGCGCTTTCACCCCCGGACCCGCTTGCCGGGCCGTTCTTGGCCACCGCCTCTTTGCTGTGGTCCGTCAGAAGGAGAACCACGCCGGTGCCGACCAAGGCCACGCCTGCGCCGATGCCGATGAACTCCAACGTGCGCGCCGTTTTCGCATCCTCGTAGCGACTGCACGCGTCCGTGCGCGGACTGCAGAAGTCCGCCGGGGCCTTGGGATCTTTCGCGTCGTCCTTGTTATCCGACTGGAGCGAGAGAAAGCGCACGCCTTCGACTGCACCGAAGACGCCGGCGCCCACGCCCACGCCGATGAGCGTCCAGCCGATGACCGTGCGGGCCGACACGCCACGCGATGGCGGCGGCTTCGGCTCCTCTTCCTTCTTCTTCTCGATCACGGGCTCCTTCGGGCGCGCGACCACCGGCGGCGGCGGCCGCTCCCCGAGCAGCTTTTCCAGCAGACGATCGGCCACCGCCTGCAGCTTGGGATCCTTGGCGTCGGTCAGCGTGTCCGGGTATGTCTCGTTGGCCACGATCTCCCGATCGCCGCGCACCCACAGGTGCACTTCGGCCGTGACTTCCCGCGGGCTGGTGCGATTCACCCAGCCGTACATCACGCGATCGGCCTTGAACTCGTCGCCCATGCGCTGGGTGCACGCCGTGTCGGGGCGCTGCGGGCACTTGAGCGCCGCCGTCACCATGGAGAGGGACGTGGTGACGCCGCCGAGCGTCCAGTTCGACATCGCCCGCACGCGGGTGCGAAGTGCCGTGGTGAGCGCCTCGACTTGATCGTCGGCGTTGTCCGAATCGAACCCCAAGACGTGCACCGTGCGCACCGTTGCCGCGGGGGCGGCCGCCGGTGAGCCCGCCGCGGGCGTCGCAGTGACCGGCGGGGCCGCGGGCCTCGCCTGCGGTGCGGGCTGCGTGGTCGCAGAGCCCAAAGGCGTCTGCGCCGACGCCTTGGCAGGCAACGCGAGTCCAAGGAGCAAAGCGAGGGGGGCGAGGAAGCGGCTTTCGAGGTTCAAGGAGCGTAACTTTGCATCAGAAGG
It includes:
- the dapA gene encoding 4-hydroxy-tetrahydrodipicolinate synthase; protein product: MATIELSGTYTALITPFKDDEEQSIDWAAFDDLIEAQIAGGVQGLVPCGTTGESPTLSHHEHEQVIARTVQRARGRAQVIAGVGSNSTREAIDLAQAAERAGVDVVMGVVPYYNKPTQEGLRRHFLALAKAVSVPLIVYNIPSRSGIDLSADTLVRIASESSNVIGTKEATGNVLRTQELARRLGPRFAILSGDDALTLPIIAAGGRGVISVTSNVLPQQVAQATSLALSGDLARARAAHLALLPVHESMFIEANPGPVKAALAARGKIKEVVRSPLAPVSETTRTSVAATIEAYLRESAA
- the dapB gene encoding 4-hydroxy-tetrahydrodipicolinate reductase: MSDAPRTRVAIVGSAGKMGQTLVRLANEDPEIELVTVLDQGDAMSALAAFPGAVAIEFSSPSGTRGLAEIAPSAGVSIVSGTTGLDDAAVRALDEASRKVPVFTAANMSIGVHVLGVLIERAIAMLGPGFDLELVEAHHRRKVDAPSGTALKLASIAQSARGAASLVHGRRPDLRAARSREEIGMHAVRGGDVIGDHTLYLLGDGERLELTHRATNRDLFAHGALRAAKWLSTQPPGHYGMEHLVGSASP